The following proteins come from a genomic window of Carcharodon carcharias isolate sCarCar2 chromosome 10, sCarCar2.pri, whole genome shotgun sequence:
- the irf7 gene encoding interferon regulatory factor 7 → MGKQRMNNQKPQFRTWLIEQINSGRYHGLCWLDPDQTIFRIPWKHAGRQDLCEDDYSIFKGWAITSGKFTEGPPKWKTNFRCALNTNEAFTLVEDNSKDSSDPHKIYAITNRKANPAPNALQEDDNLESRLYISPEPNPACPNFTLHNPQQSFAAFHLQEQLDECIPDFGLMNLSDSAADQIAPCLLNPANFFNPVMNGHSNLQVPLGTPPQEALGVSPAQVVPTDQRWEPLLVPRSYMMENVAHEMPVQIPAPDLSPNPIPEAQIVTAAASQLFQQFPRDFDITIYYRGKEVLQSTVSNTPGCRLYYDEENEKFAQLQHVKFPSTEEISDHQQKRFTNCLLSNMAGGLLLEYKNGDLFGRRLGKCQVFWARLETSENEDSQKLNRDEEVKLFSLKDFITEFIEFTQQKRGVPQCSILLCFGQQFQVGNEKKKLILVEIVPKVCIWLIEKAHQDGVSSLTSENVSLQISHSSNSPSLENFLALISELDSMEWG, encoded by the exons AATGAATAACCAGAAACCGCAGTTCCGAACCTGGCTAATTGAACAAATTAACAGTGGCCGTTACCACGGGCTGTGTTGGCTGGACCCAGACCAGACGATATTCCGAATTCCCTGGAAACACGCTGGCAGGCAGGACCTCTGTGAGGATGATTACAGCATCTTCAAG GGTTGGGCCATAACGAGTGGGAAATTCACTGAAGGCCCTCCCAAATGGAAAACTAACTTCCGATGTGCCCTCAACACTAATGAAGCGTTCACTTTGGTGGAGGACAACTCAAAAGATTCCTCGGACCCACATAAAATCTACGCCATCACCAACCGGAAGGCCAATCCAGCTCCTA ATGCTCTGCAGGAAGATGACAATCTAGAATCAAGACTGTACATCAGTCCTGAGCCTAACCCAGCCTGCCCCAACTTCACCCTCCACAACCCCCAGCAGTCCTTTGCGGCGTTTCATCTTCAG GAACAGCTAGATGAATGTATTCCAGATTTTGGATTAATGAATCTTTCGGACAGTGCTGCAG ACCAAATTGCTCCTTGCCTGTTAAATCCAGCAAACTTCTTTAACCCAGTAATGAACGGACACAGTAATCTACAGGTGCCTCTGGGCACTCCTCCCCAGGAAGCTCTCGGTGTGTCCCCAGCCCAGGTCGTGCCCACTG ACCAACGGTGGGAGCCTTTGCTTGTCCCAAGATCCTATATGATGGAGAATGTGGCCCACGAAATGCCAGTACAGATTCCTGCTCCAGATCTCTCTCCCAATCCGATTCCAGAAGCACAGATCGTAACTGCAGCCGCTTCGCAACTCTTCCAACAAT TTCCAAGAGATTTTGACATTACCATTTACTACCGTGGCAAAGAAGTCCTTCAGAGCACGGTTAGCAACACTCCAGGTTGTCGCCTGTATTATGATGAAGAGAATGAGAAATTTGCTCAGCTGCAGCATGTCAAGTTCCCAAGTACAGAGGAGATAAGTGATCACCAACAGAAAAGGTTCACCAATTGTCTCTTGTCAAACATGGCAGGAGGTCTCCTCCTGGAGTATAAAAACGGAGATCTTTTCGGCAGGAGACTGGGGAAGTGCCAAGTCTTTTGGGCTCGTTTGGAAACATCTGAGAATGAGGATTCGCAGAAGCTGAACCGAGATGAGGAGGTCAAATTGTTCAGCCTGAAAGATTTCATAACAG AATTCATTGAGTTCACGCAGCAGAAACGCGGGGTGCCACAATGCTCCATCTTGCTGTGCTTTGGACAACAATTCCAGGTGGGAAATGAGAAGAAGAAACTCATCCTGGTCGAG ATTGTTCCTAAAGTCTGTATCTGGCTGATTGAAAAGGCTCATCAAGATGGAGTATCCTCACTAACCAGTGAGAATGTCAGTCTGCAGATCTCCCACAGCTCCAACTCACCCTCCCTCGAGAACTTCCTGGCTTTAATCAGTGAATTGGATAGCATGGAATGGGGTTAG